A genomic stretch from Oncorhynchus tshawytscha isolate Ot180627B linkage group LG07, Otsh_v2.0, whole genome shotgun sequence includes:
- the LOC112253818 gene encoding alsin-like isoform X4, whose translation MHQHCHGQISVMESQRKSSGEDSSGERGLLHTWKGYSCSVTPERVLLSRPVLQAALGTRHGVLLVEGGQVYSFGEFPWKQSQVSEVGPLKPVLESSLSGQRVVAVAAGSFHSGAVTEDGGVHMWGENSFGQCGLSSLTVVSNPTPVAVLDPDTSPPHTIRVLELACGEQHSLALSAQHEVWAWGSGCQLGLVTTIFPVWKPQKVEHLAGRHVLQVACGAFHSLALVRCLPPQEARRPLPDKCGQCNQLLYTMTDKEDHVIISDSHYCPLGVELLDDGEARMEPGRSPPLRLQSSPSEPLSSHTSASAPNLHPSITDHTDYERRRTVAQNGEVLTTTDSDISAAGTDSDRTVGGMGGAGSQNSPYPDDQAVKEYLKKLSDTSLAEETAKMTKAGASFQPPADSLDLLTSDLLPGVMPVTTSSALNSLVSSCASAVAERVVSTCEALSLKKRINCYYPGVGGVAGAPGGVPGGFPGGPAEERVRLEESMQGKKSCSTGDIREEEAEGLSRRLSLPGLLSQVSPRLLRRASRPRVRAVPLTPVGGLPEAGELLPSLQTEVWSWGRGEEGQLGHGDNLPRLQPLCIKCLSSKEVVLVAAGAHHSLALTAQSQVFSWGSNSSGQLGHMACPTTIPRLAKLSEGIRVWDVGAGAQHTLLLADGDCYQPILYYSGQQVREAAQDAPQDQTEGYSYTQQPVLLPFCMNLGYVSGVFAGGQSCVALADRNVTGFIASLHELAAAERKFYCKLSSVKNHILRPLLDLGENYCSRYSSAGQRPWVRESLGTALGPASTVLLQSLARCYSRLCHLTGQHSTSLTANLRRRREVKSLVMLEHASIFLDTYNEYCCSVGNFLVMGGFQALAKPSLDFFGKCPELLQRLAESSEENIPLSDLLVALFYLPMRHLHEYGRLLLKLGTCFEVSSVDYQKLQDGCSKFEALALHLKRRRKEAEYTYHFWKSFPGKMTVSGLDSLRKPPRRLICESSNKALTLQNSGRFSVNWFILFNDALVHAQFSTHHVFPLATLWVEPIPEENTDLYGLKVISPEETFTLLACSSMEKAKWLRSINQAVDKAMSGAGQSGSGAGQRAEPPISRTASYTFYKDSRLKEATYEGRWLAGKPNGRGMVKWLDGRIYTGMFKNGLEDGFGDYVMPSKTLNLNDHYQGHWKEGKMHGIGTYKYATGELYEGSFQDNMRHGHGMLRSGTLNSSSPSVFIGQWVHDKKTGYGVFDDITRGEKYMGMWQDDQRQGTGVIVTQFGLYYEGAFNNNKMQGTGVLLSEDNTTYEGEFSEDWTLNGKGVLTMANGDYFEGTFTGEWGSGLKVTGSFFKPNLYDSDGDKGRAVKLGRLAVRPEEKWRAVFEECWMRLGCEAPGQGENQRAWENIAVALTTSRRELRDCPEMNLSPSHNLTLESLEFNPQQHVGPVTMEKYDRIRHYLIKACDTPLHPLGRLMETLVAVYRMTYVGVGANRRLLLQAVNEIMSYLARIFQLVRFLFPDLPEEGGVIPEPSSDPQDKKDSKCADTQLESPKPGRVVSSSSLLLPVLLPRLYPPLFTLYALEKEREDDVYWECVLRLNKQPDMALLAFLGVQHKFWPVSVPVLGERTEVVSSTKDACFASATETLQQIRQFVFSTTFTPSDKLQVIQLTFEEITKEVVSSLEDSFLWSMDDLFPVFLYVVLRARIRNLGSEVSLIEDLMDPCVQHGEHGIMFTTLKACYYQIQHEKTT comes from the exons ATGCATCAGCATTGCCATGGACAAATCTCAGTGATGGAGTCCCAGAGGAAAAG CTCTGGTGAGGACAGTTCAGGGGAGCGAGGTTTGCTCCACACCTGGAAGGGCTACTCCTGTAGTGTCACCCCAGAGAGAGTGCTCCTGTCCAGGCCTGTGCTGCAGGCTGCCCTGGGAACACGCCATGGGGTTCTACTGGTGGAGG GCGGGCAGGTGTACAGCTTTGGTGAGTTCCCATGGAAACAGAGCCAGGTCTCAGAGGTGGGCCCCCTGAAGCCCGTCTTAGAGAGCTCTCTCAGCGGCCAGCGCGTTGTCGCCGTGGCAGCGGGCAGCTTCCACAGCGGGGCGGTTACCGAGGACGGCGGGGTCCACATGTGGGGGGAGAACTCCTTCGGCCAGTGTGGCCTGTCCAGCCTCACTGTAGTCTCCAACCCTACTCCAGTGGCTGTCCTGGACCCCGACACCAGCCCCCCTCATACCATCCGGGTCCTGGAGCTGGCCTGCGGGGAGCagcactcccttgctctctctgccCAGCACGAGGTGTGGGCCTGGGGCAGCGGCTGCCAGCTGGGCCTGGTCACCACCATCTTCCCTGTATGGAAGCCCCAGAAGGTGGAGCACCTGGCGGGCAGACACGTCCTTCAGGTGGCCTGTGGGGCCTTCCACAGCCTTGCCTTGGTGCGTTGCCTACCACCTCAGGAGGCCCGGCGGCCCCTGCCAGACAAGTGTGGCCAGTGCAACCAGCTGCTCTACACCATGACGGACAAGGAGGACCACGTCATTATCTCAGATAGTCATTACTGCCCCCTAGGGGTGGAGTTGCTGGATGACGGAGAGGCCAGGATGGAGCCTGGAAGGTCCCCTCCGCTCAGGCTCCAGAGCTCCCCTTCagagcccctctcctctcatacctCGGCCTCAGCGCCtaatctccatccctccataacAGACCATACAGActatgagaggaggaggacagtggcACAGAATGGGGAAGTCTTAACCACTACAGACTCTGACATCTCTGCTGCTGGGACAGACTCAGATCGAACTGTTGGAGGTATGGGGGGTGCAGGGTCTCAGAACTCCCCCTACCCTGATGATCAGGCAGTGAAAGAATATCTCAAGAAACTGTCTGACACCTCATTGGCTGAGGAGACTGCCAAGATGACCAAAGCAGGAGCAAGTTTTCAG CCCCCAGCAGATAGCCTTGAcctcctgacctctgacctcctccctgggGTCATGCCAGTGACCACCAGCTCTGCCCTCAACAGCCTGGTCTCATCCTGTGCCTCCGCCGTGGCTGAGAGAGTGGTCTCCACCTGCGAGGCTCTGTCCCTGAAGAAGAGGATTAACTGCTACTATCCTGGGGTTGGGGGTGTAGCAGGAGCACCCGGTGGGGTGCCAGGAGGGTTTCCAGGGGGCCCCGCGGAGGAGCGGGTGCGTCTGGAGGAGTCCATGCAGGGGAAGAAGAGCTGCAGCACGGGGGATATCCGTGAGGAGGAGGCCGAGGGCCTGAGTCGACGTCTCTCTCTGCCTGGACTCCTCTCTCAGG TGTCCCCCAGGTTGCTGCGGAGGGCCAGCCGGCCCAGGGTGCGAGCGGTGCCCCTCACCCCTGTGGGAGGGCTCCCAGAGGCGGGGGAGCTGCTCCCCTCCCTGCAGACCGAGGTGTGGAGCTGGGGGCGTGGTGAGGAGGGCCAGCTAGGCCACGGGGACAACCTCCCCAG GCTGCAGCCACTGTGCATCAAGTGCCTGAGCAGTAAGGAGGTGGTGCTTGTGGCTGCTGGGGCACATCACTCCCTGGCCCTGACGGCACAGTCCCAG gTCTTCTCCTGGGGTAGTAACAGCTCTGGCCAGCTAGGACACATGGCGTGTCCTACTACTATCCCTCGCCTTGCCAAG CTGTCTGAGGGGATCCGTGTATGGGATGTGGGTGCGGGGGCGCAGCACACCCTCCTCCTGGCCGATGGGGACTGTTACCAGCCCATCCTTTACTATAGCGGACAGCAGGTCAGAGAGGCGGCTCAGGACGCaccccaggaccagacagaggggTACAGCTACACCCAGCAACCAGTGCTGCTCCCCTTCTGCATGAAC TTGGGCTACGTGAGCGGTGTGTTTGCGGGGGGCCAGAGCTGCGTGGCGCTAGCCGACCGCAACGTCACGGGTTTCATCGCCAGCCTCCACGAGCTGGCTGCTGCTGAGAGGAAGTTCTACTGCAAGCTGAGCTCTGTGAAGAACCACATCCTGCGCCCCCTGTTGGACCTGGGTGAGAACTACTGCTCCCGCTACAGCTCCGCTGGACAGAGGCCatgggtcagag AGTCGTTGGGTACAGCCCTAGGCCCGGCGTCCACAGTGCTGCTACAGAGCCTGGCGAGGTGTTATAGCCGCCTGTGCCACCTCACTGGGCAGCACTCCACCTCGCTCACCGCCAACCTGCGCCGCCGTCGGGAGGTGAAAAGCTTGGTTATGCTGGAGCACGCCAGCATCTTCCTGGACACGTACAATGA GTACTGCTGCTCTGTGGGTAACTTCCTGGTGATGGGGGGCTTCCAAGCTCTGGCCAAGCCCTCGCT AGATTTCTTTGGGAAGTGTCCAGAGCTGTTGCAGCGGCTGGCAGAGTCCAGCGAGGAGAACATTCCTCTGAGTGACCTGTTGGTGGCGCTCTTCTACCTGCCCATGAGACACCTTCACGAGTATGGCAGGCTGCTGCTCAAACTGGGAACCTGCTTCGAGGTG AGCTCAGTGGACTACCAGAAGCTGCAGGACGGCTGCTCTAAGTTTGAGGCCCTggctcttcatctgaagaggaggaggaaggaggcagAGTACACGTACCACTTCTGGAAGAGCTTCCCTGGCAAGATGACGGTCAGTGGCCTG GATTCCCTGCGTAAGCCCCCCCGGAGGCTGATCTGTGAGAGCAGTAACAAGGCCCTGACGCTACAGAACTCTGGAAGGTTCTCTGTCAACTGGTTCATCCTCTTCAATGATGCACTCGTCCACGCTCAG ttctccACCCACCATGTCTTCCCATTGGCCACACTGTGGGTCGAGCCCATCCCTGAGGAGAACACTGACCT GTATGGACTGAAGGTGATCTCACCTGAGGAGACCTTCACCCTGCTGGCCTGTTCTTCCATGGAGAAG GCCAAGTGGCTTCGCTCCATCAACCAGGCGGTGGACAAGGCCATGAGTGGGGCGGGCCAGTCAGGCTCAGGGGCAGGGCAGAGGGCGGAGCCTCCCATCTCCCGGACCGCCTCCTACACCTTCTACAAGGACAGCCGTCTGAAGGAGGCCACCTACGAGGGCCGCTGGCTGGCCGGCAAGCCCAATGGGAG GGGAATGGTGAAGTGGCTTGATGGGAGAATTTACACGGGGATGTTCAAGAACGGACTGGAGGATGG TTTTGGAGATTACGTTATGCCCAGCAAGACATTGAACCTGAACGACCACTATCAAGGCCACTGGAAAGAAGGGAAGATGCACGGCATCGGAACATACAA GTATGCTACAGGTGAGTTGTACGAGGGCTCGTTCCAGGACAACATGCGTCACGGTCACGGGATGCTGCGCAGCGGCACGCTGAACTCCTCCTCCCCCAGCGTCTTCATCGGCCAATGGGTGCACGACAAGAAGACGGGCTACGGCGTCTTTGATGACATCACCAG AGGAGAGAAGTACATGGGCATGTGGCAGGATGACCAGCGGCAGGGCACGGGCGTCATAGTAACCCAGTTTGGCCTGTACTACGAGGGAgccttcaacaacaacaagatgcAG GGCACAGGGGTCTTGCTGTCTGAGGACAACACCACATATGAAGGAGAGTTCTCGGAGGACTGGACTCTCAACGGAAAG GGTGTGCTGACCATGGCTAATGGGGACTACTTTGAGGGCACCTTCACCGGGGAGTGGGGCTCCGGCCTGAAGGTTACCGGATCCTTCTTCAAACCCAACCTCTACGACTCAGACGGGGACAAGGGCCGCGCTGT TAAGCTGGGGCGCCTGGCGGTGCGTCCGGAGGAGAAGTGGAGGgcagtgtttgaggagtgttggATGAGGCTGGGCTGTGAGGCCCCTGGCCAGGGAGAGAACCAGAGAGCCTGGGAGAACATCGCTGTAGCCCTGACCACCAGCAGGAGAGAGCTCAGAGActg CCCGGAGATGAACCTGAGTCCGAGTCATAACCTAACTCTGGAGAGTCTGGAGTTCAATCCTCAGCAGCATGTTGGCCCTGTTACCATGGAGAAGTATGACCGTATCCGCCATTACCTCATCAAG GCATGTGACACGCCCCTGCACCCCCTGGGCAGGTTGATGGAGACCCTAGTGGCTGTCTACAGGATGACCTACGTGGGGGTGGGGGCCAACCGCCGCCTCCTACTGCAGGCTGTCAACGAGATCATGTCCTACCTGGCACGCATCTTCCAGCtcgtcag GTTCCTGTTCCCAGATCTGCCTGAGGAGGGTGGAGTGATCCCTGAACCATCCTCTGACCCCCAGGACAAGAAGGATTCCAAATGCGCAGACACCCAGCTAGAATCCCCCAAACCTGG GCGTGTAGTGAGtagctcctctctgctcctgccGGTGTTACTGCCtcgtctctacccccctctcttcaccctgtacgccctggagaaggagagggaggacgaCGTGTACTGGGAGTGTGTCCTCCGCCTCAACAAACAGCCAGACATGGCCCTGCTCGCCTTCCTCGGAGTGCAACA TAAGTTTTGGCCGGTTTCGGTTCCAGTgctgggggagaggacagag GTTGTGTCCAGCACAAAAGACGCCTGTTTTGCCTCGGCAACGGAGACCTTACAGCAAATCAG ACAGTTTGTTTTCAGCACAACGTTCACCCCATCCGACAAGCTGCAGGTGATCCAGCTGACATTCGAGGAGATCACAAAGGAAGTGGTGTCATCACTGGAGGATAGCTTCCTGTGGTCCATGGACGACCTGTTTCCTGTGTTCCTCTACGTGGTGCTGCGCGCCCG GATCAGGAATCTGGGGTCAGAGGTGAGTCTGATAGAGGACTTGATGGACCCCTGTGTACAGCATGGAGAACACGGCATCATGTTCACCACTCTCAAG gcgTGTTACTATCAGATCCAGCATGAGAAGACCACATGA
- the LOC112253818 gene encoding alsin-like isoform X2, protein MHQHCHGQISVMESQRKSSGEDSSGERGLLHTWKGYSCSVTPERVLLSRPVLQAALGTRHGVLLVEGGQVYSFGEFPWKQSQVSEVGPLKPVLESSLSGQRVVAVAAGSFHSGAVTEDGGVHMWGENSFGQCGLSSLTVVSNPTPVAVLDPDTSPPHTIRVLELACGEQHSLALSAQHEVWAWGSGCQLGLVTTIFPVWKPQKVEHLAGRHVLQVACGAFHSLALVRCLPPQEARRPLPDKCGQCNQLLYTMTDKEDHVIISDSHYCPLGVELLDDGEARMEPGRSPPLRLQSSPSEPLSSHTSASAPNLHPSITDHTDYERRRTVAQNGEVLTTTDSDISAAGTDSDRTVGGMGGAGSQNSPYPDDQAVKEYLKKLSDTSLAEETAKMTKAGASFQPPADSLDLLTSDLLPGVMPVTTSSALNSLVSSCASAVAERVVSTCEALSLKKRINCYYPGVGGVAGAPGGVPGGFPGGPAEERVRLEESMQGKKSCSTGDIREEEAEGLSRRLSLPGLLSQVSPRLLRRASRPRVRAVPLTPVGGLPEAGELLPSLQTEVWSWGRGEEGQLGHGDNLPRLQPLCIKCLSSKEVVLVAAGAHHSLALTAQSQVFSWGSNSSGQLGHMACPTTIPRLAKLSEGIRVWDVGAGAQHTLLLADGDCYQPILYYSGQQVREAAQDAPQDQTEGYSYTQQPVLLPFCMNLGYVSGVFAGGQSCVALADRNVTGFIASLHELAAAERKFYCKLSSVKNHILRPLLDLGENYCSRYSSAGQRPWVRESLGTALGPASTVLLQSLARCYSRLCHLTGQHSTSLTANLRRRREVKSLVMLEHASIFLDTYNEYCCSVGNFLVMGGFQALAKPSLDFFGKCPELLQRLAESSEENIPLSDLLVALFYLPMRHLHEYGRLLLKLGTCFEVSSVDYQKLQDGCSKFEALALHLKRRRKEAEYTYHFWKSFPGKMTDSLRKPPRRLICESSNKALTLQNSGRFSVNWFILFNDALVHAQGVVPYKSLFSTHHVFPLATLWVEPIPEENTDLYGLKVISPEETFTLLACSSMEKAKWLRSINQAVDKAMSGAGQSGSGAGQRAEPPISRTASYTFYKDSRLKEATYEGRWLAGKPNGRGMVKWLDGRIYTGMFKNGLEDGFGDYVMPSKTLNLNDHYQGHWKEGKMHGIGTYKYATGELYEGSFQDNMRHGHGMLRSGTLNSSSPSVFIGQWVHDKKTGYGVFDDITRGEKYMGMWQDDQRQGTGVIVTQFGLYYEGAFNNNKMQGTGVLLSEDNTTYEGEFSEDWTLNGKGVLTMANGDYFEGTFTGEWGSGLKVTGSFFKPNLYDSDGDKGRAVKLGRLAVRPEEKWRAVFEECWMRLGCEAPGQGENQRAWENIAVALTTSRRELRDCPEMNLSPSHNLTLESLEFNPQQHVGPVTMEKYDRIRHYLIKACDTPLHPLGRLMETLVAVYRMTYVGVGANRRLLLQAVNEIMSYLARIFQLVRFLFPDLPEEGGVIPEPSSDPQDKKDSKCADTQLESPKPGRVVSSSSLLLPVLLPRLYPPLFTLYALEKEREDDVYWECVLRLNKQPDMALLAFLGVQHKFWPVSVPVLGERTEVVSSTKDACFASATETLQQIRQFVFSTTFTPSDKLQVIQLTFEEITKEVVSSLEDSFLWSMDDLFPVFLYVVLRARIRNLGSEVSLIEDLMDPCVQHGEHGIMFTTLKACYYQIQHEKTT, encoded by the exons ATGCATCAGCATTGCCATGGACAAATCTCAGTGATGGAGTCCCAGAGGAAAAG CTCTGGTGAGGACAGTTCAGGGGAGCGAGGTTTGCTCCACACCTGGAAGGGCTACTCCTGTAGTGTCACCCCAGAGAGAGTGCTCCTGTCCAGGCCTGTGCTGCAGGCTGCCCTGGGAACACGCCATGGGGTTCTACTGGTGGAGG GCGGGCAGGTGTACAGCTTTGGTGAGTTCCCATGGAAACAGAGCCAGGTCTCAGAGGTGGGCCCCCTGAAGCCCGTCTTAGAGAGCTCTCTCAGCGGCCAGCGCGTTGTCGCCGTGGCAGCGGGCAGCTTCCACAGCGGGGCGGTTACCGAGGACGGCGGGGTCCACATGTGGGGGGAGAACTCCTTCGGCCAGTGTGGCCTGTCCAGCCTCACTGTAGTCTCCAACCCTACTCCAGTGGCTGTCCTGGACCCCGACACCAGCCCCCCTCATACCATCCGGGTCCTGGAGCTGGCCTGCGGGGAGCagcactcccttgctctctctgccCAGCACGAGGTGTGGGCCTGGGGCAGCGGCTGCCAGCTGGGCCTGGTCACCACCATCTTCCCTGTATGGAAGCCCCAGAAGGTGGAGCACCTGGCGGGCAGACACGTCCTTCAGGTGGCCTGTGGGGCCTTCCACAGCCTTGCCTTGGTGCGTTGCCTACCACCTCAGGAGGCCCGGCGGCCCCTGCCAGACAAGTGTGGCCAGTGCAACCAGCTGCTCTACACCATGACGGACAAGGAGGACCACGTCATTATCTCAGATAGTCATTACTGCCCCCTAGGGGTGGAGTTGCTGGATGACGGAGAGGCCAGGATGGAGCCTGGAAGGTCCCCTCCGCTCAGGCTCCAGAGCTCCCCTTCagagcccctctcctctcatacctCGGCCTCAGCGCCtaatctccatccctccataacAGACCATACAGActatgagaggaggaggacagtggcACAGAATGGGGAAGTCTTAACCACTACAGACTCTGACATCTCTGCTGCTGGGACAGACTCAGATCGAACTGTTGGAGGTATGGGGGGTGCAGGGTCTCAGAACTCCCCCTACCCTGATGATCAGGCAGTGAAAGAATATCTCAAGAAACTGTCTGACACCTCATTGGCTGAGGAGACTGCCAAGATGACCAAAGCAGGAGCAAGTTTTCAG CCCCCAGCAGATAGCCTTGAcctcctgacctctgacctcctccctgggGTCATGCCAGTGACCACCAGCTCTGCCCTCAACAGCCTGGTCTCATCCTGTGCCTCCGCCGTGGCTGAGAGAGTGGTCTCCACCTGCGAGGCTCTGTCCCTGAAGAAGAGGATTAACTGCTACTATCCTGGGGTTGGGGGTGTAGCAGGAGCACCCGGTGGGGTGCCAGGAGGGTTTCCAGGGGGCCCCGCGGAGGAGCGGGTGCGTCTGGAGGAGTCCATGCAGGGGAAGAAGAGCTGCAGCACGGGGGATATCCGTGAGGAGGAGGCCGAGGGCCTGAGTCGACGTCTCTCTCTGCCTGGACTCCTCTCTCAGG TGTCCCCCAGGTTGCTGCGGAGGGCCAGCCGGCCCAGGGTGCGAGCGGTGCCCCTCACCCCTGTGGGAGGGCTCCCAGAGGCGGGGGAGCTGCTCCCCTCCCTGCAGACCGAGGTGTGGAGCTGGGGGCGTGGTGAGGAGGGCCAGCTAGGCCACGGGGACAACCTCCCCAG GCTGCAGCCACTGTGCATCAAGTGCCTGAGCAGTAAGGAGGTGGTGCTTGTGGCTGCTGGGGCACATCACTCCCTGGCCCTGACGGCACAGTCCCAG gTCTTCTCCTGGGGTAGTAACAGCTCTGGCCAGCTAGGACACATGGCGTGTCCTACTACTATCCCTCGCCTTGCCAAG CTGTCTGAGGGGATCCGTGTATGGGATGTGGGTGCGGGGGCGCAGCACACCCTCCTCCTGGCCGATGGGGACTGTTACCAGCCCATCCTTTACTATAGCGGACAGCAGGTCAGAGAGGCGGCTCAGGACGCaccccaggaccagacagaggggTACAGCTACACCCAGCAACCAGTGCTGCTCCCCTTCTGCATGAAC TTGGGCTACGTGAGCGGTGTGTTTGCGGGGGGCCAGAGCTGCGTGGCGCTAGCCGACCGCAACGTCACGGGTTTCATCGCCAGCCTCCACGAGCTGGCTGCTGCTGAGAGGAAGTTCTACTGCAAGCTGAGCTCTGTGAAGAACCACATCCTGCGCCCCCTGTTGGACCTGGGTGAGAACTACTGCTCCCGCTACAGCTCCGCTGGACAGAGGCCatgggtcagag AGTCGTTGGGTACAGCCCTAGGCCCGGCGTCCACAGTGCTGCTACAGAGCCTGGCGAGGTGTTATAGCCGCCTGTGCCACCTCACTGGGCAGCACTCCACCTCGCTCACCGCCAACCTGCGCCGCCGTCGGGAGGTGAAAAGCTTGGTTATGCTGGAGCACGCCAGCATCTTCCTGGACACGTACAATGA GTACTGCTGCTCTGTGGGTAACTTCCTGGTGATGGGGGGCTTCCAAGCTCTGGCCAAGCCCTCGCT AGATTTCTTTGGGAAGTGTCCAGAGCTGTTGCAGCGGCTGGCAGAGTCCAGCGAGGAGAACATTCCTCTGAGTGACCTGTTGGTGGCGCTCTTCTACCTGCCCATGAGACACCTTCACGAGTATGGCAGGCTGCTGCTCAAACTGGGAACCTGCTTCGAGGTG AGCTCAGTGGACTACCAGAAGCTGCAGGACGGCTGCTCTAAGTTTGAGGCCCTggctcttcatctgaagaggaggaggaaggaggcagAGTACACGTACCACTTCTGGAAGAGCTTCCCTGGCAAGATGACG GATTCCCTGCGTAAGCCCCCCCGGAGGCTGATCTGTGAGAGCAGTAACAAGGCCCTGACGCTACAGAACTCTGGAAGGTTCTCTGTCAACTGGTTCATCCTCTTCAATGATGCACTCGTCCACGCTCAG GGCGTGGTTCCCTATAAAAGCCTT ttctccACCCACCATGTCTTCCCATTGGCCACACTGTGGGTCGAGCCCATCCCTGAGGAGAACACTGACCT GTATGGACTGAAGGTGATCTCACCTGAGGAGACCTTCACCCTGCTGGCCTGTTCTTCCATGGAGAAG GCCAAGTGGCTTCGCTCCATCAACCAGGCGGTGGACAAGGCCATGAGTGGGGCGGGCCAGTCAGGCTCAGGGGCAGGGCAGAGGGCGGAGCCTCCCATCTCCCGGACCGCCTCCTACACCTTCTACAAGGACAGCCGTCTGAAGGAGGCCACCTACGAGGGCCGCTGGCTGGCCGGCAAGCCCAATGGGAG GGGAATGGTGAAGTGGCTTGATGGGAGAATTTACACGGGGATGTTCAAGAACGGACTGGAGGATGG TTTTGGAGATTACGTTATGCCCAGCAAGACATTGAACCTGAACGACCACTATCAAGGCCACTGGAAAGAAGGGAAGATGCACGGCATCGGAACATACAA GTATGCTACAGGTGAGTTGTACGAGGGCTCGTTCCAGGACAACATGCGTCACGGTCACGGGATGCTGCGCAGCGGCACGCTGAACTCCTCCTCCCCCAGCGTCTTCATCGGCCAATGGGTGCACGACAAGAAGACGGGCTACGGCGTCTTTGATGACATCACCAG AGGAGAGAAGTACATGGGCATGTGGCAGGATGACCAGCGGCAGGGCACGGGCGTCATAGTAACCCAGTTTGGCCTGTACTACGAGGGAgccttcaacaacaacaagatgcAG GGCACAGGGGTCTTGCTGTCTGAGGACAACACCACATATGAAGGAGAGTTCTCGGAGGACTGGACTCTCAACGGAAAG GGTGTGCTGACCATGGCTAATGGGGACTACTTTGAGGGCACCTTCACCGGGGAGTGGGGCTCCGGCCTGAAGGTTACCGGATCCTTCTTCAAACCCAACCTCTACGACTCAGACGGGGACAAGGGCCGCGCTGT TAAGCTGGGGCGCCTGGCGGTGCGTCCGGAGGAGAAGTGGAGGgcagtgtttgaggagtgttggATGAGGCTGGGCTGTGAGGCCCCTGGCCAGGGAGAGAACCAGAGAGCCTGGGAGAACATCGCTGTAGCCCTGACCACCAGCAGGAGAGAGCTCAGAGActg CCCGGAGATGAACCTGAGTCCGAGTCATAACCTAACTCTGGAGAGTCTGGAGTTCAATCCTCAGCAGCATGTTGGCCCTGTTACCATGGAGAAGTATGACCGTATCCGCCATTACCTCATCAAG GCATGTGACACGCCCCTGCACCCCCTGGGCAGGTTGATGGAGACCCTAGTGGCTGTCTACAGGATGACCTACGTGGGGGTGGGGGCCAACCGCCGCCTCCTACTGCAGGCTGTCAACGAGATCATGTCCTACCTGGCACGCATCTTCCAGCtcgtcag GTTCCTGTTCCCAGATCTGCCTGAGGAGGGTGGAGTGATCCCTGAACCATCCTCTGACCCCCAGGACAAGAAGGATTCCAAATGCGCAGACACCCAGCTAGAATCCCCCAAACCTGG GCGTGTAGTGAGtagctcctctctgctcctgccGGTGTTACTGCCtcgtctctacccccctctcttcaccctgtacgccctggagaaggagagggaggacgaCGTGTACTGGGAGTGTGTCCTCCGCCTCAACAAACAGCCAGACATGGCCCTGCTCGCCTTCCTCGGAGTGCAACA TAAGTTTTGGCCGGTTTCGGTTCCAGTgctgggggagaggacagag GTTGTGTCCAGCACAAAAGACGCCTGTTTTGCCTCGGCAACGGAGACCTTACAGCAAATCAG ACAGTTTGTTTTCAGCACAACGTTCACCCCATCCGACAAGCTGCAGGTGATCCAGCTGACATTCGAGGAGATCACAAAGGAAGTGGTGTCATCACTGGAGGATAGCTTCCTGTGGTCCATGGACGACCTGTTTCCTGTGTTCCTCTACGTGGTGCTGCGCGCCCG GATCAGGAATCTGGGGTCAGAGGTGAGTCTGATAGAGGACTTGATGGACCCCTGTGTACAGCATGGAGAACACGGCATCATGTTCACCACTCTCAAG gcgTGTTACTATCAGATCCAGCATGAGAAGACCACATGA